In Podospora pseudopauciseta strain CBS 411.78 chromosome 2 map unlocalized CBS411.78m_2, whole genome shotgun sequence, the genomic stretch TATCTAGCCGGACTTGTGGGGTTTTAGGATTTTGGGGTAAGCTCTTGGGTGGCAGGTGGtcaactttttttctttgtctCTGAAGTTAAATACCTGACCCAGGCAGTAAGGCAAGACTTTGGGTTGAAAGTGGACTTTTGGCCAAGCAAGGCTTTTCTTGATTGTCAAGGCAGAGGATACTTTTTTCGTTTGACGCGTTCACACGGCAGAAAGGCAAACATTGTTTTTGACTTTGGCATCGCGATTACAGGAATCACAACAGTTGGCGTCTTTCCAACTTAAAGTCGCCAGTCTACCGGAAATACTACTTTATCCACAACCAACACAATATTAGCAGCCTATCTTGTTTTGTTCAAGCTGAAGAAAGCACCCAACATGACGACCGAGTCTACGACTCCTCCTGCCGCTCAGGCAGAGGGTGAGAAgaccacaacaacacccaaGACAGTAAACACAACCGCCCCCTTCAAGTCAAAGTAATACACTGACAGAACGACCAGACCCGGTCCTCCAAGGATAGTAGCATCGTTGCTATTGGTACCACCGCTAGCAAAAGTGCTGCTGTCAGCGCTGTTGATGCCTCGGACAAGTCAAAGGAGAATGTGAAGGCCTCCCTTCCGCGTTCGATCCCCAAGAAGCCGACCAGCTCGGAGATGTATTCGGCTTGTCATTACGACTAGACTTCTTGGTCAATATGGGGACGGACATGATTAAGTCATATGGGAGCAGAGAATTGCGAAATTTTGGGGAGTGCTATGGTGTCTAGGTTGGGGAGAAATCTCGGGTTTTTGTGATCACGACAACAGAGGTGAGGGTAGTAGTAACTCAGTACCATGATAGTATCATCATTCTTATCTTTTTTTATCAAATTGCCCCCTTTTTTTGTGCAAGGGTGTTAGTCGAGCATGACCGCTATAAAAAGATATCCCTTTATAACAGCAAGACGGCTCTTTCAACAGAGGTGACTGGATTATAAGTTTCCTCTTACAACTCGTTCCATTTATGGAGTTGCTACTTTGCTTGGAGCACCCCTTCCCATCATCGTTCTCCGAAGAACCCCCAGATTGCGCGCAGGTCTGTTTACTGGATGTCAGTGACTTCTGGTTGTCATGTTGCTGTCTGGGAAGTGGCGAGGGTGGCAACATTTCGTCACTTGTGCATGGTCATAGGCATAGCATAGCAAAGCATAAcataaaataaaaattaatcAGAGTGAGAGGGAAGGAGCAGACTCACCAGGTATTTACTTTGATTTTCTGGCTGCGTCTGCCATCCGTTGATGAGCCCTTCATGATTTGCTGAGTACCTCTCTGAGGCATGTGTCAACAACACAGGCATTCACAAATTAAAATCCGAGGTCCAGACTTGGCCTTGGGCAAGCCAGGTTGACATTTTATATCTTTTTTGCCGACCCGTTTTTTTTGGATTTGAAACACCGCAGAATAGCAGGCCACCATGGCGCAAGCTACCACAATTGAACCTCGCTGGTACCTCTGCCACTAGTAGTCACTAACAGCCACGTTGCTACAATTTGAGGAACCCAATCTTTGCTTGTGGTGCAGTGGGATGTAATACTGATGTGGCTGTCTGTCTATGCAAACTCTGGGTCAAGAGACGTTGTTGTTCGGATTCCCTCAGGCTACTTGTTCTTCTGAGGTTTTCCACCCTGCACCTTAGGCATACTTTCATTCATGAATGAAATGAACGgaatcatcttcttcctAGCTAGAGCCAGATAAAAAGATTCAACGAATAAATGGGCGCAAGGCATCGTCTGATGTACCGAGGTATTGTGAGCTGGTGGTTGCTCTGGATTCCACAATGGCTCCTTCGTTTCCTCTTCTCAGACTTTTCCTCCGTCTCCACAGTTCAGCTTTGCTCTCAGGAACTCTCTGACCGTCCATTCACATGCCGCTATCCAAATTCACTTGAATACTCTGCATTGATGCGCAGGCCTAAACCACTTTCTGTCTGGTTCTGGTGCCAGCCACCCACACCTAGCTTTCACATCCACATGATAGAGGCTTCAAGATTCACCCAGCCGATCAATAAACATCCACTTGAGTGTGCCAATCGGTTTGATAGGTGGTCTGACCTCAGTCATCAAGCTTGCGACAGCCCTGAGTAGCCCTGAGGGTCACAGGCAGCTGACCCACATTTATGAAAACGGTGTAAGACCATTGGCTGGGTTGAGAGCAACATACTGACATCGGGCCCAGGCACAAGCCATCCCACACCTGGGATTCACTCCAGCAATTGAGAGGTGTGATCTTTCCGCCTATTTGTTGGTTCGGTATCGTCACCGTGTGCCAGGCGTGTGCCACCTGTGATTTTCCAGTTGATATTTTCCGCCACTTTAAGTGGTCGAATCGCATCAGCAATAAGCAACAGGCATCAACAGCCAACAACGGCAGACGGCGGCGCCAGATAATCAAGACAGTTTCGACCATCACTAACGCCAATTGAGAACAATGTCGTTCTTGTCGGGCACGCTACTGCTATTCGTGGCTTGGCTAACGTGGCGTGTGTGGAAGTTCACGCTGTCACCTCTGACCAGGCCGAATGAGCCGAGAGAGCTGCCATACACAATTCCTTGTAAGTCTTGTCTGCTTCAAACATTCTCCTGAGTCTGATTACTGACTCCAGGAAAGTCATTGGCCACGCAATTTCATTGTTCATGAACTCGACTGCTGTCTTGACAAAAGGATGGTATGCTTCCCAGGACGCTTGAGTCTAGAAGAAAATCACACTGACGCTCTGGAAAGGAACAAGCTGTCAGGCGATAACCGTCAGCCATATGCTCTCCAAGCAGCTGGAACATTCTTCTACGTCATATCTCACCCTAAACACATAGCCGAGCTGTCCAGGAACACGCAAAACTTCTCCTTTGTCGAGTTTTCAGTCGACATTGTCAAAGCCACCGGCATGAGCCCCGAGGGCATTGCGAAAACCTATAACCTCGACCCAGATGCTCTCGATGCCAAAGTCGACCATTTCAAGCACCCTATGAAGGACAAGCATTTCGAGCATCTCAACCGCCAGCTGCATACCACGCAACTATCTCCGAGTTCACAGAACAACAATTTACCCTCCCTCGATCAGACCATTCTCTCATGGCTACAGAACAAGTTGACTATCCCAAATCTCCAAGAGTATTCCCTGGTTCAGAATGACCTTGAGGTCAATTTCTATGAGTTCGTCAATACGGTCTTCATCCGCGCAGGCGAGAATGCGTTTTTTGGTCCCGCCCTTGCCAGAAACTACCCCGACGTGGCCCACGACTTTCGGATCTACGACGAACTCCACTGGAGAGACCTGTATCTGTTTCCTCCGTTCTTGGCTCCAGAATTGACCGCAATTAAGGAGAAATTGACAGCGCAGTTCAAAAAATATCTGGCCCTGCCCAAACAGGAGAGAGACAAGCAAAACCCAAGCTGGTTCACCCCCAATTTTGAACTCGCTCTAGACAAGCTAGAAGTAGGCGAGCAAGACAAGGCGGTTTTCTTCCTGATGCTCTATCTTGCGTATGTACACCATGCCTTGCCCCCAATTTCTACCACACATCGCTAACAATTTCCGGTCTCGCAGaacaaacaccaacacccccaagcTACTCTTCTGGTGCCTCGCccatctcctctcctctccggCAACCTGCCTCGACAAAATCCGCGCTGAAATCAGCCCGGCATTCACAGGCGATGAGCTGACCGACCCTTCCtacctcctcaccccagGGAACTGTCCCACCTTTGAGTTCTTCTATCTCGAAGTCCTCCGCTTCAGAAGCCACTCCGTTTCCGCCCGCGTCGTAACAGCTGACACCGTCCTTCCTGCCCCTGGCTCGTTTCTCTTGCGCAAGGGGGCAAAGGTGTTGATCCCGTACAGGGTGTTTCACTTTGATGAGACCATCTTTGGGAAGGATGCCAAGTTTTTCAAGCCGGAGAGGTGGGAAAGCTTGCCGGCGTCggcgaggggggtggtgagggctTTTGGTGGGGGAAAGAGTATCTGCCCGGGGAGGTACTTGgccgagagggaggtgaagaaggcggtGGCGTTGATGATAAGGAGGTTTGACTTTGAG encodes the following:
- a CDS encoding uncharacterized protein (EggNog:ENOG503NUQ9; COG:Q); this encodes MSFLSGTLLLFVAWLTWRVWKFTLSPLTRPNEPRELPYTIPFIGHAISLFMNSTAVLTKGWNKLSGDNRQPYALQAAGTFFYVISHPKHIAELSRNTQNFSFVEFSVDIVKATGMSPEGIAKTYNLDPDALDAKVDHFKHPMKDKHFEHLNRQLHTTQLSPSSQNNNLPSLDQTILSWLQNKLTIPNLQEYSLVQNDLEVNFYEFVNTVFIRAGENAFFGPALARNYPDVAHDFRIYDELHWRDLYLFPPFLAPELTAIKEKLTAQFKKYLALPKQERDKQNPSWFTPNFELALDKLEVGEQDKAVFFLMLYLATNTNTPKLLFWCLAHLLSSPATCLDKIRAEISPAFTGDELTDPSYLLTPGNCPTFEFFYLEVLRFRSHSVSARVVTADTVLPAPGSFLLRKGAKVLIPYRVFHFDETIFGKDAKFFKPERWESLPASARGVVRAFGGGKSICPGRYLAEREVKKAVALMIRRFDFEVLAEGGPGKWMPKGDDSRPGVGMMGIEKGGDFKVRVRKREVV